One window of Nocardia sp. NBC_00508 genomic DNA carries:
- a CDS encoding DoxX family protein: MTTANFSNDVTDRPGKVRNRALWTLQILLGLFFIIASGGPKLVMPNALADNAPENLTIPLGLLIFIGVVEVAGGIGLMVPRLSALAAAGLSVLTVLAAGTQAFIADKPLMGIFPLVLAAIFAWIAYERRATITDLRNSLSR, encoded by the coding sequence ATGACCACCGCCAACTTCTCCAACGACGTCACCGACCGTCCCGGCAAGGTCCGCAACCGCGCCTTGTGGACCCTGCAGATCCTGCTCGGCCTGTTCTTCATCATCGCCTCCGGCGGGCCGAAGCTCGTTATGCCGAATGCCCTGGCGGACAACGCCCCCGAGAATCTGACCATCCCCCTCGGGCTGCTCATCTTCATCGGAGTTGTGGAGGTCGCAGGCGGTATCGGCCTGATGGTGCCACGGCTCAGTGCCCTGGCCGCCGCGGGTCTGTCCGTTCTCACCGTGCTCGCCGCCGGGACGCAGGCTTTCATCGCCGACAAGCCCTTGATGGGGATCTTCCCACTGGTGCTTGCCGCGATCTTCGCCTGGATCGCCTACGAGCGCCGCGCCACCATCACCGATCTGCGCAACTCGCTGTCGCGATGA
- a CDS encoding TIGR03620 family F420-dependent LLM class oxidoreductase encodes MDTTAGRLGLWTLALDVQPAMRVRELAAEIEEFGFGALWIGEEFGRNALTQAGILLGATNGLVIGTGIANIFFRDPIAMAAAERSLAEAYPGRFILGLGGHRVDDRPLTYLGHRVPSAGRAVTTMGAYLDAMDAVPLQSPPPAVPSRRVLGALGPKMLSLAAARTSGALPYLVPVAHTEDTRTRLGPDALLAVEQAVVLDPNPDVARDLARAHVGTYLAGGGAHVKDMLRFGYTNDELSGTPASRVVDALVAGGGRKALDAIAERVQAHFDAGADHVCLQVLTAQPATAPIAEWRELAKLNTLPRRTT; translated from the coding sequence ATGGATACGACAGCGGGCCGCCTTGGACTGTGGACATTGGCACTGGATGTACAGCCCGCCATGCGGGTACGCGAACTGGCAGCCGAGATCGAAGAGTTCGGTTTCGGCGCCCTATGGATCGGTGAGGAATTCGGCCGCAACGCGCTAACGCAGGCGGGGATCCTCCTCGGCGCAACGAACGGTCTCGTGATCGGCACCGGGATAGCGAACATCTTCTTCCGCGATCCGATCGCGATGGCCGCCGCAGAACGCTCCCTCGCCGAGGCCTATCCCGGCCGGTTCATCTTGGGCCTCGGCGGACATCGGGTCGATGACCGGCCACTGACCTACCTGGGGCATCGCGTCCCATCCGCCGGGCGTGCCGTCACAACGATGGGGGCCTACCTCGACGCGATGGACGCAGTGCCCCTGCAGAGCCCGCCCCCGGCCGTTCCCAGCCGCCGTGTCCTGGGCGCGCTCGGGCCCAAGATGCTGAGCTTGGCCGCCGCAAGAACCAGCGGCGCGCTGCCTTACCTGGTACCGGTCGCCCATACCGAAGACACCCGCACCCGGCTCGGTCCTGATGCGCTGCTGGCCGTCGAGCAGGCGGTCGTGCTCGACCCCAACCCTGACGTGGCCCGCGACCTGGCACGAGCTCATGTCGGCACTTACCTTGCAGGCGGCGGCGCGCACGTCAAGGACATGCTGCGTTTCGGCTACACGAATGACGAACTGTCCGGAACCCCGGCCAGCCGTGTCGTCGACGCGCTGGTAGCGGGAGGCGGGCGCAAAGCGCTCGACGCCATCGCCGAGCGAGTGCAAGCCCACTTCGACGCCGGCGCCGATCACGTCTGCCTGCAGGTTCTCACCGCCCAGCCAGCCACCGCGCCGATAGCCGAATGGCGCGAACTGGCCAAACTCAACACCCTGCCCCGGCGAACAACCTAG
- a CDS encoding TetR/AcrR family transcriptional regulator produces the protein MPGPLARRADARHNREKLLEIADATFRRDGVKASLAEIARTCGIAIGTLYKHFPTREALLQALIHDRVTSLQENAERLADSDMPCEALIEWLQEFGRCASAYRGLAESILAAAAVEESDLNAGVETMRAAAGVLVVKAQKAGTIRLDVSPAEVFALACGAGTASPYATADPDRLLRLVVEGLATR, from the coding sequence ATGCCGGGACCCTTAGCGAGGCGTGCCGATGCACGCCACAACCGCGAGAAGCTTCTCGAGATCGCGGACGCGACCTTCCGCCGAGATGGGGTAAAGGCCTCGCTGGCGGAGATCGCGCGCACCTGCGGGATCGCCATCGGGACCCTCTATAAGCACTTCCCCACCCGCGAGGCACTTCTACAGGCTTTGATCCACGATCGAGTCACGAGCCTGCAGGAGAACGCGGAACGGCTCGCCGACTCCGACATGCCATGCGAGGCGCTTATCGAGTGGTTGCAGGAGTTCGGCCGGTGCGCGTCGGCCTACCGGGGCCTGGCGGAATCGATCCTGGCCGCGGCCGCGGTCGAAGAGTCGGACCTGAATGCCGGCGTTGAGACAATGCGCGCCGCCGCTGGCGTGCTCGTGGTCAAAGCGCAAAAGGCCGGAACCATCCGGCTCGATGTCTCTCCCGCCGAGGTGTTTGCCCTGGCCTGCGGGGCGGGCACCGCGAGCCCGTACGCCACCGCCGACCCCGATCGCCTTCTGCGACTTGTCGTCGAGGGGCTTGCGACACGGTAG
- a CDS encoding epoxide hydrolase family protein translates to MSAEITPFRIAVPQAQLDDLHRRLDETRWPDGVTGVGWAHGIPLDYTQELARYWRTTYDWREQEAWLNAFPQFRTEIDGHDVHFIHVRSAEPGALPLILTHGWPGSIVEFLDVIGPLTDPVAHGGRAEDAFDVVVPTIPGFGLSGTAVGWSTRRAARAWAELMHRLGYDRYAAHGEDTGAAISRELAVIDPEHVVALHVTMIASATVTPETADLDNPAEKRALALAQRAQYELGAYAMLQATRPQTLSYALADSPVGQLAWIVERFKDWTDSTDVPEDAVDRDAMLTNVMIYWLSGTAGSSARYYYEGAATWGRPEPETDVPVAVAVLPHDLGVPVRRIAERNHNIVRWTEFDRGGHFAAMEEPDLIVDDLRATFGEYRR, encoded by the coding sequence CGTCACCGGAGTCGGCTGGGCGCATGGCATTCCGCTCGACTACACCCAGGAGCTGGCACGGTACTGGCGCACCACCTACGACTGGCGAGAGCAGGAGGCGTGGCTCAACGCGTTCCCGCAGTTCCGCACCGAGATCGACGGCCACGACGTGCATTTCATCCATGTCCGGTCGGCGGAGCCCGGTGCCTTACCGCTGATCCTCACCCACGGGTGGCCCGGATCGATCGTGGAGTTCCTCGACGTGATCGGGCCGCTGACCGACCCGGTTGCGCACGGTGGCCGGGCCGAGGACGCCTTCGATGTCGTCGTGCCGACGATCCCCGGGTTCGGGTTGTCCGGGACGGCGGTCGGCTGGTCGACCAGACGGGCCGCACGGGCATGGGCGGAGCTGATGCACCGGCTCGGCTATGACCGCTATGCCGCACATGGCGAAGACACCGGCGCGGCCATTTCTCGCGAACTGGCGGTGATCGATCCTGAGCACGTCGTGGCGCTGCACGTGACGATGATCGCCTCGGCCACCGTCACCCCCGAGACAGCGGACCTCGACAATCCTGCCGAGAAGCGGGCGCTGGCGCTGGCTCAGCGCGCCCAGTACGAACTCGGCGCCTACGCGATGTTGCAGGCCACCCGCCCGCAGACACTGTCCTACGCGCTCGCCGACTCCCCGGTGGGTCAACTGGCCTGGATTGTCGAACGATTCAAGGACTGGACCGACTCGACCGACGTGCCCGAGGACGCCGTCGACCGCGACGCGATGTTGACGAACGTCATGATCTACTGGCTCAGCGGCACCGCCGGCTCGTCGGCACGCTACTACTACGAAGGCGCCGCGACTTGGGGCAGGCCCGAACCCGAAACCGATGTGCCGGTCGCCGTCGCCGTGTTGCCGCACGACCTGGGTGTTCCGGTCCGCCGCATCGCCGAACGAAACCACAACATCGTGCGCTGGACCGAATTCGATCGTGGCGGCCACTTCGCCGCCATGGAGGAACCGGACCTCATCGTCGACGACTTGCGCGCCACGTTCGGCGAATACCGGCGATAG